The Aureispira anguillae genome contains a region encoding:
- the cysD gene encoding sulfate adenylyltransferase subunit CysD, which produces MNYHLSHLRELEAESIFVIREVAAQFDKPVLMFSGGKDSILMTYLAQKAFYPARIPFSLLHIDTGHNFSETIEFRDKLVERLGVKLIVGSVQTAIDTGLVTEEKGYNASRNSLQTAVLLDELEKGQFDAAMGGARRDEEKARAKERFFSHRDEFGQWDPKNQRPELWNIFNGKKHFGEHFRVFPISNWTELDVWQYLMLENVPLPSLYFAHKRKCFERNGVILAASDYINMKPEEKAATEERLIRFRTIGDITCTGAVSSDADTMEKIVAEVAATRVTERGGRSDDKRSETAMEDRKKHGYF; this is translated from the coding sequence ATGAACTATCATCTAAGCCACTTGAGAGAGTTGGAAGCAGAATCAATTTTTGTCATAAGGGAAGTTGCTGCTCAATTTGACAAACCTGTATTAATGTTTTCGGGGGGTAAAGATTCTATCCTAATGACTTATTTGGCTCAAAAGGCATTTTACCCTGCTAGAATCCCCTTCTCTCTATTACACATAGATACAGGGCACAACTTTTCAGAAACCATTGAATTTAGAGATAAATTAGTTGAACGCCTTGGTGTAAAACTAATTGTTGGATCAGTACAAACAGCAATAGATACTGGTTTGGTTACAGAAGAAAAAGGTTACAATGCAAGTAGAAATAGCTTGCAAACAGCTGTTTTGCTTGATGAGCTAGAAAAAGGGCAATTTGATGCAGCAATGGGGGGCGCTCGACGAGACGAAGAAAAGGCTAGAGCCAAAGAACGTTTTTTCTCGCACCGAGATGAGTTTGGGCAATGGGATCCTAAGAATCAACGCCCAGAATTATGGAATATATTTAATGGAAAAAAACATTTCGGAGAACACTTTCGAGTATTTCCAATTAGTAACTGGACCGAATTAGATGTTTGGCAATATCTCATGTTAGAAAATGTGCCTTTGCCTAGCTTATATTTTGCACATAAAAGAAAGTGTTTTGAGCGCAATGGTGTTATTCTAGCAGCTTCTGATTATATCAACATGAAACCAGAAGAAAAAGCGGCGACCGAAGAACGATTAATTCGTTTCCGTACAATTGGAGACATTACTTGTACTGGAGCAGTGAGTTCTGATGCTGATACAATGGAAAAAATTGTTGCTGAAGTTGCTGCAACTCGTGTTACTGAACGAGGTGGAAGATCAGACGATAAGCGTTCTGAAACGGCAATGGAAGATAGAAAAAAACATGGATATTTCTAA
- the cysC gene encoding adenylyl-sulfate kinase, with amino-acid sequence MMGNNIHPIFDRLLQRTDRENRLGQKSKVLWLTGLSGSGKSTIAQHLERKLYNNGFFAQVLDGDNIRSGINNNLGFSLDDRTENIRRISEIAKLYLESGVITINSFISPTRSIRQMAKDIIGAEDFIEIYINTPLEICEARDVKGLYQKARKGEIKGFTGIDAPYEAPLNPDVEVKTANLTIEESVDLIYNHLSEIIRIK; translated from the coding sequence ATCATGGGAAATAACATCCACCCAATTTTTGATCGATTGCTTCAACGTACAGATAGAGAAAATCGTTTAGGGCAAAAGAGCAAAGTTTTATGGTTAACGGGTTTATCTGGATCTGGAAAAAGTACGATCGCACAACATTTGGAACGAAAACTCTATAATAATGGCTTTTTCGCTCAAGTTCTAGATGGCGATAATATCCGTTCGGGAATTAATAACAACCTAGGTTTTAGTTTGGATGATCGAACAGAAAATATTCGACGAATATCCGAAATTGCAAAACTATACTTAGAAAGTGGCGTTATAACAATCAATTCATTTATAAGTCCAACTCGTTCTATTCGCCAAATGGCAAAAGACATTATAGGGGCTGAAGACTTTATTGAAATTTATATCAATACTCCTCTAGAGATTTGTGAAGCTAGAGATGTAAAAGGCCTATATCAAAAAGCCCGAAAGGGAGAGATTAAAGGCTTTACAGGTATTGATGCCCCTTATGAAGCTCCCCTTAATCCTGATGTTGAAGTAAAGACAGCTAATTTGACCATTGAAGAGTCGGTTGATCTAATTTACAATCATCTATCAGAAATTATTCGCATAAAATAA